The following proteins come from a genomic window of Streptomyces liliiviolaceus:
- a CDS encoding VOC family protein, whose product MPATGPDFISLQTRDLDASQAFYERYLGLVRSQAGPPHAVVFETKPIAFALRDIVPGTDLASVAQPGIGVAIWLHATDVQAVHDALAADGHTIVSAPIDGPFGRTFTFADPDGYQVTLHDRA is encoded by the coding sequence ATGCCCGCCACCGGCCCCGACTTCATCTCGCTCCAGACGCGCGACCTCGACGCGTCGCAGGCGTTCTACGAGCGGTACCTCGGCCTCGTCCGCTCGCAGGCCGGACCCCCGCACGCCGTCGTCTTCGAGACGAAGCCGATCGCGTTCGCACTACGCGACATCGTTCCCGGCACGGATCTCGCTTCCGTCGCCCAGCCCGGCATCGGGGTCGCGATCTGGCTTCACGCCACCGACGTGCAGGCCGTCCACGACGCTCTCGCCGCCGACGGTCACACCATCGTCTCCGCACCGATCGACGGCCCCTTCGGCCGGACATTCACCTTCGCCGACCCCGACGGCTACCAGGTCACCCTCCACGACCGCGCCTGA
- a CDS encoding MarR family winged helix-turn-helix transcriptional regulator: protein MNQDGVDLETSLGYLLKEASSVLRVAMEEVLRPLGMSVTHYSCLELLAQRPGLSNSELARGAFVTRQSMNVLLQNLEREGYVTRPAEAPVGKVLPARLTPRGRRSLEEATVAVRSVEVRMLSGMTEAERSGAFRSLQSMIRSLREGGGGSGGGAGA from the coding sequence ATGAATCAAGACGGTGTCGACCTGGAGACGTCTCTGGGCTACCTGCTGAAAGAGGCGTCGAGCGTCCTGCGCGTGGCGATGGAGGAGGTGCTGCGACCGCTCGGGATGAGCGTGACGCACTACTCCTGCCTTGAACTGCTGGCGCAACGACCGGGCCTGTCGAACTCCGAACTCGCGCGCGGCGCGTTCGTGACACGGCAGTCGATGAACGTACTGCTCCAGAATCTGGAACGAGAGGGGTACGTGACCCGGCCCGCGGAGGCGCCCGTCGGGAAGGTTCTCCCCGCGCGGCTCACGCCTCGCGGCCGACGGAGCCTTGAGGAGGCGACCGTGGCGGTCCGGTCCGTCGAGGTCAGAATGCTGTCCGGCATGACCGAGGCCGAGCGGTCGGGCGCGTTCCGGAGCCTGCAGAGCATGATCCGGTCCCTGCGCGAGGGTGGCGGCGGCAGTGGCGGCGGTGCCGGTGCATAG